Genomic DNA from Gouania willdenowi unplaced genomic scaffold, fGouWil2.1 scaffold_87_arrow_ctg1, whole genome shotgun sequence:
gcccttctgcattttaattccagtttaagtgtgcacatcatatttagactagtttttagggtcttttgatagccttttctcaggaaaaaaaaaaaatccaaatttgttcaagtcttatgccttattattaccttaagtccaattttgggcatttggaacttttttctcatttcctaTCAAGACAgcaggggatgtagctcagtggtagacggcatgcttagcatgtatgaggccccaggttcaatccctggcatctccaagaaTCATTAACTCATGGATTGTGAAGTTGCATACCTTCTTTCTGAAATGGGAGTttgtctcatttttcatgcccttctgcattttaattccagtttaagtgtgcacatcatatttagactagtttttagggtcttatctcagaaaaaaaaaaaatccaaaaatccaaaattgttcaagtcttatgccaatatccaattttgggcatttgcaacttaattcacatttttttttttttttcattttttttttctcattttttgtaaagccaacaggggatgtagctcagcggtagagtgcatgcttagcatgtatgaggccccaggttcagTCCCTGGCATCTCCATGGAACAAAAATGCATGGTTTGTTACATTTTATGCCTTCTTTCTGCaatgggtgtttgtcatatatttctcatttttcatgcccttctgcattttatttccagtttaAAACTCTGAATACTTAGGCATTGCTTTTCTTGTGAATCCAGGCTGTTCCATAATTTCACTCCACATTCTGACAGACGTATAATTCTCATTGCATCATGGTCCACAAAATGTTTAGCTTTGTTCATAATTGAGAGGCTTTTTGAAAATTTGCTTTTTATGTCTGATGTTGGCTTTTCATGTcagtttattgtcaattatTACCCCAAGAAATTTATTTTCAGGAACATTTTCTTGTTGAATatcatctatttttatttttagattatctTTAATTACCAAATATCcatactttgttttatttatgtttacaaTGAATTTATTACAATCTATTAACAAGGGGATGAAGTTACGCTCCAAAGTTGGGTTAAATTACTGTGTCTTGCATTTTTGTTAGTGAGGATATTTCAGAACAAGTGTGTTCAAGCACACAGGTTGTGAAGGTTCAGgtatttgaatatatatataagtgtaGAATACTTTGTAAGTATGCCAAGGTCAGCAGATCACAATGGTTAACTACATTTACACAAATACAACAGCAGCTGATATGATCTCCTAGTGCTGTCGCTCATTGCCATTTAAAGTGTCACACACTGTGGTTTGTGATGGATGTAGTGTTATTAGGTTGAATtgattacataaaaaaatggtagttacaattttttatttcatatttcattcacaaaatgtacaatgtgTCACATGATGGTGACAGAAGCTGTTGAATCATCAGCTACCAAAAATGACTAAGAAGTTTAAGCAAGGGTGGATTTCAGAACGACTGTGGCTCCCGGACGTATCTCTGGACTCAGACTTCAGCCGTAGTTCCAGTGTCGTAGCAGGACGAACGTGTCTATCACgaggacacgcccactctccaaatttgtttccttttctttgcctaaaacaaaacacataaaactttaAGTTAGCTGATGAaacagcaatttgcattatctgtggatttatattacatgtgTGCCGCAAAATAATATATGTGAtgtagagcgtgtgcatttcagaatttataagtgtgcataaaatacatatttgcaAAATcaagcatgtgcatttgtgaaaaaccctgcgTGAGTTAATTCATTGTGATATTGTCCTGATTCCATAGATTTCAGCCGTAGTTCCAGTGTCGTATCAGGACGAACGTCTCTAACACgtggacacgcccactctccGAATTAGTCTCCTTTTCTTTGCCTAAAACCAAACACATAAAAGTTTAAGTTAGCTGATGAAACACTTTCACAGTCACTGTTCCATCACCTTTAAGGTTGCTGTGGCAACATGTCTGCAGGGTAGACTTACATAGTTCTTCTTGTTGGTCCAGCCGGGGTTCTGCTCGTGGTGGAGCAAAGCACAACGTTTGGCCTCAGTATTATACTGATCTTTGTCCTCCGCTGGCAATGACTTCCACTGTTGATGGAAAACAAGAAAAGTgtcactaacacacactgaaGACTAGAGTTTAAAGATCACAGATCATTCATGGAGGAAAAACAAACTCACCCGTTCACCGAGGAATTTGTTGACGACAGCGCTCGTCCTCACGCCCAGATCTTCCTCCGCAGACTTCCTGTGCTCTTTGAGAAACAGCATGAAGGCATTGGGGGGCTTTTTTATGTACAACCCCTCTTCCACCTTCTCTGCCTTACGCTTGTTCACCTTTCTGAACACAGTATAAGAGCACATGTTAACAGTGAGCAGAGCATGATCCAGAGTCAGTCACAAGAAAGACATGTACGATGAAAACAACTgcaggaaactcactttaagacTGGAGCCTTCACTGGGGGGGCTGGGACTGCTGGGACTGCTGGGGGTTCTGGTTGCACGATTGAAACAACGTCATTCTCATTCCTACAaagattaaaacacaaacacactggatCAGAAATCATGTCACATGTGACATGACGTTCAAACGCAGTAACGTCTGCGTTTGAACAAGtctgtttgtttgctttacttACTGTCCTCCAAAAGTGGGAAGTGGATCCATCCCTGCAGTGAACACTGGAAGTCCATTATCCtggagacacaaaaacatgtgaatgtTAGAGTTCCCATCATAGTATCAATACAAAGATCTACAGAAATACATTAAGAACTGTGTTAAACAGAGATCTTACTGTCATAGCAGACACAGCCGATGGGATGAAGGTTTGGAGCTCAATATGTTGTTGGGCCTGCATGTGCACATCATTAGGAATGGGGTTGATGGTTGTGGGGCAAGGATTTTGTGGGTGGCAGTCCTCTGCGATAGACAAGACATCAACGGTTGTCAGGTTTTCATAGGTTGGAGCCCCATCCTGGTAGTCAGCGAACGTTGTTTGGTCCTGAAGCAGTTGGGCAATGTACTGGCCATTTATTTGTTGGGCCCCGTACCCATCATCATAATCCTCAGGCCAGTCAAAAAAagtatcttcctaaagagcaaaATGACATCCATATTTAAAGAACCATCAATAACACATCAACATTATTAAGTAGAGAATTCTACAGAAGAACAGGAAGGGCGTGTCCAGGTTCTTACCGGCTGAACGTGCTGTTCTGAGGCCCACATCTTACTGATCAATAGGCCACAAAATATTCTCCAGACTCTGAGGGAGGAAAGAGGTTCAGTGAGTAGATCAGTGACATGTATTAGTAACAAAGGTTAAAGTAATGTAAGCATTAAGATcagtgacatttacaagcaATTTACATGAGTCATGC
This window encodes:
- the LOC114460990 gene encoding transcription factor 7-like, whose product is MWASEQHVQPEDTFFDWPEDYDDGYGAQQINGQYIAQLLQDQTTFADYQDGAPTYENLTTVDVLSIAEDCHPQNPCPTTINPIPNDVHMQAQQHIELQTFIPSAVSAMTDNGLPVFTAGMDPLPTFGGQNENDVVSIVQPEPPAVPAVPAPPVKAPVLKKVNKRKAEKVEEGLYIKKPPNAFMLFLKEHRKSAEEDLGVRTSAVVNKFLGERWKSLPAEDKDQYNTEAKRCALLHHEQNPGWTNKKNYAKKRRLIRRVGVSTC